The sequence TTCTATCGGGCGATCACGGCTGATCTGGAAATTCAAACAGCCAATCGTTTAGCTGAACAAGAAGCCAAACGCACAATCGCAATGGCCGATGCCGAAGCCTATCAACGCAAGAAATTGGCCGAAACTGAACTCGAAATTCAACGTCAACGCAGCGAAATTGATAATGCTGCCAGCTTGCAAATGCTGCAAGATTGGATGAATACGATCATTGGTGATAACCCTGACATGAAGCCCGATGATTTGAAGCGCTTGCTGACAGTGGCGCTTGATGAACACGAAAAACGTAAAGCCTATCGCGATCACAATCTGACCGAACACGAAAAATCAAGCTAGTTAGGAGTTATCTGGCATGGAACATTTGGATACAGATTGGCGCGTGGTGGTTATTGGTGGCGCAGGGCTGGATATCAAAGGGCGTTTGCTGGAGCCATTGATTGAAAAAACCTCGAATCCAGGCCGTTTAACAATTAGTGTTGGCGGCGTTGCCCGTAATATTGCTGAAAATTTGGCCCGTTTGGGGGCGCAAAGCAGCCTGATTGCCGCCGTCGGCAACGACGAATTTGGGCGCTTAATCATCCAACAAACTGAAGATGCTGGCGTTGATACCGATGCCATGATGATTTTAGAGGATCAACATTCGGCAGCCTATTTGGCGCTGCTCGATTGCAATGGCTTGTTGTATACGGCGCTTGATGATAGCCACTGTGCGCGGGCATTAACGCCCGATTACATTTACGATAATGTGCAGCTTTTACGGGCCGCTGATGCAGTTTTTATTGATGCTAATTTGGCGCGGGCAACTGCCGATGTAATTTTGCAAATTTGTGCCGAAGAAGATATTCCAGTCTGTTTCGAGCCAGTTGCCTATGGCTTAGCAGGTCGCTACCGTGATCGTTTGCGCGGCATGTATTTAATTACGCCCAACGAGCGTGAGGCTGAAGCATTAACTGGCTTGCCCGTAACTTCGCCCGCTGAGGCGACGGCTGCGGCCAAAGAATTAGTGCGGCTTGGCGTGGAAATTGCGATTATCACTTTAGCCCGTGAAGGCCTCGTATATGCCACAGCCGATGGTCATGGCCATATTCCAACCTTGGTGCGCGATGTTGTCGATGCCACCGGAGCTGGTGATGCCTTGGCTGCTGCCGTCTTATTTGGCCTGATGAATGAGTTGACGTTGGATGAAGCTGTGCGCTTGGGAGCAAGTGCCGCCGCATTAACCGTGGCCTCGCCCGACACCGTGCGCCGCGATTTGAGCCTAGAGAGTTTGTACGCCCAGTTGTTAATCTGAGCCTAGTATTCTTGCTAGGTGCTGCCTTGGGAACAGTATGCCTGAACGTATTCTCGTTGCTGACGATAACGAAGCCCTAAGCCAATTGCTTGAACTGATTCTAGTTGAGCATGGGTATGAGGTTACTCTTGCCAACGATGGCGGCGACCTGTTAGCCAAGGCCCAACTGCAAATT comes from Chloroflexota bacterium and encodes:
- a CDS encoding carbohydrate kinase family protein, giving the protein MEHLDTDWRVVVIGGAGLDIKGRLLEPLIEKTSNPGRLTISVGGVARNIAENLARLGAQSSLIAAVGNDEFGRLIIQQTEDAGVDTDAMMILEDQHSAAYLALLDCNGLLYTALDDSHCARALTPDYIYDNVQLLRAADAVFIDANLARATADVILQICAEEDIPVCFEPVAYGLAGRYRDRLRGMYLITPNEREAEALTGLPVTSPAEATAAAKELVRLGVEIAIITLAREGLVYATADGHGHIPTLVRDVVDATGAGDALAAAVLFGLMNELTLDEAVRLGASAAALTVASPDTVRRDLSLESLYAQLLI